The Triticum urartu cultivar G1812 chromosome 6, Tu2.1, whole genome shotgun sequence genome includes the window acccgatcagactcggaatcctggttacaagacatttcgacaatggtaaaacaagtccagcaacaccgcccgaatgtgccgacaaatcccgataggagctgcacatatcttgttctcatggcacactcagatgagcactacatacaactaaaaccatccctcgagtttccccgaggtggcgctgcaagtggctctgtttggaccaacactcagaggagcactggcccggggggtttaaataaagatgaccctcgggctccggaaacccaagggaaaaagaggctaggtggcaaatggtaaaaccaaggttgggcattgctggaagagttttatttaaggcgatttgtcaaggggttcccattatcacccaaccacgtaaggaacgcaaaatccgggaacataacactgatatgacggaaactagggcggcaatagtggaacaaaacactaggcaaaaggctgagccttccaccctttaccaagtatatagatgtattaagATAACAacataatataatgatatcccaacaagaaaataatgttccaacaaggagcggtctccaatcttcacctgcaactagcaacgctataagaggggctgagcaaagcggtaacatagccaatcaacggtttgctaggacatggtgggttagaggtttgacatggaaatttgggaggcatgataagcaagtggtaggcatcgtagcataggcatagcaaaagagcgagcaactagcaagcaaagatagaagtgatttcgagggtatgatcatcttgcctgaaatcccgcaaggaagaagaacgagtccatgaagaagacaaacggacaaagtcgaacggatcctcacaactccagaacgGAACCGAAGCTCACGAGAAAGGCAacctggaaagaagcaaacaacatagtaaacaaccactacaacatcatggcatgatgcacaatcaagtatgatgcatgtccggtttaatgaaacatggcatggtaaagtgcacaaacaaccctacaaattaagtggggctcaatatgcaacggtttgcatattaacgaaacaccacatcaagttatttagttcgatctcgtttatgtacccaacaatattaaatgttgttaaacatggcaagagggtgaagcaaataaaatacatatctagtcaagtttaaatgaggccggaaacaacgaacaacaagtctggaaaactcctcatgtgcatattctGGTTATGGTAATGTTCTGCCCTAatccatattttatagttgttaaacatgcaaagcaatgccaccatgttaaactaggcataaTTCTACCCCAtatacatataaagtttgttaagatcggagctacggttaatttgttatgaattaaagcattttaacatggaaATTAACAAAAACTTAAACAAACAGCAATTTAgtcattttaaacatggttgaaaattgcatattatgaaactagatgaaattctagtcaaaTTACATATAGAGATCATTTTAATACGGTGCACGGTTAaagagttattatatgcatgaagtgcaagggttTTCCTGCAAATCTGCAGTCTCAGGATAATATGGAAAATCGTTGGACTAAAAAAAAGATACCACGGGCCAAAACTGGCAGGCCCAGAAGTGCACAGGAAAGGGGGCGCTGGAGGGGCTGCTCACTTTGGCCATGGCCTGGCCCAGTAGAACGAGAGGCTTGGCAGGCCACGAAGGGGCGCGCTGGGCCTGGAGGCGCGGCCCACGGCGCGTAGGAGGCAGGCCAGGGGTGTGCAGCTGGGCCTTGGGGTCGCGGACAACGTGCGGCTGGACCGGGCGAGCTCCTCTCGCTCGATCTAGACAGAGGGGAGGAACTGAAGCGGGCGCGGTCCTCTGATCTACAGGGAGCAGAGCAACGACGTGGTTGGAAGCAGAGGTTCGGCACGAGGCGAAAGAGGAAGACGGCGACGCAGGGCAAGGTACTTGGCGCGGTCGAGGACGCGCAGGAACCGGCTGGATCCGAGGCTCGGTGGAGATGGAGCTCCGTTCTGAGGGCAGTCCGCGACAGATCGGCGTGTAGACGAGGCGAGGCTTACGGAGGCCGGACGGACCTGGCCGTTCCAAGGTCAGGCGACGGAGCTTGCCTCCTGCAGGAACAAGGTAGCGGTGGCGCTGCTCCTGCGGCTTGAACGTCTGCACACCAaaacgggagagagagagagagagaaatgaGCTCGGGCAGCAGGGAAAAGAAAGAAGGAAGGAACAAGAGAGGAGGCGCAAGGTTGGCTCCGGTGCTGCTGCTGGTGGCCGGCGGTGATGACTCGGTGGTTGGCCTGCGCGAGGGAGACGAGGTGAGGAGGAGGCGCTCGGCTGTAGTCTTGATCCCATCTGGATTTAGCGATGGGAGACGGCGCGCTGTGGGGGTTGGCTCGGGGCTCGGGCAGGATTGGTAGGGATGGATTTTGGGATCATTTTGGTGGTTGGTTGGGTGAAGAGGTCGAGGTGGATTggaaggtggcggcggccgaGAGGGATCGATGGGACATCTCCCTAGAAGTTAGGGTTTTGTCCAGATTTAGACAAGGGAGTTTTTATATAAGGAAAAGAGGggaagtttaggggctaatccgtccctccaaataaaatcgagcggtcgagaaaaatagaataggaagtccaaatgagaaaacggtgacattttgtagatgtttggggatgatccggatctaacggtgacgactgtccgggtcgggtacGGGACAACTTTGgggcgcgcgggcgaggagggccgcgggctgacgagagaggttaggttggacctggcagTGAGTAGTGGACTGtatagacggtctcgagctgagagaagagaagagagataGCCCCGGCAACTgtttctggagaccgaaaacgtccgatgttagaccggctataatgccgctatagttatctgttggagcatcaaacggactccaaacacgatgaaacttggcaggcggcctactgacaacaaaacaacaccgcacgccaactttcatcctattccgagaacattttacggccacttataaaataatatttcggacatgccgcgggcgcgtgcaagtgtggttgggctcagaacggacaacggagagaactcggagaacccggacgaatgcaagttttgaaaaaaatatgatgatgcaatgcacatgatgacatggtaagatgcaacacgcaagcaaagacaagcCAAACAACAGCGAAACACCctgaagacacctggcgc containing:
- the LOC125517321 gene encoding uncharacterized protein LOC125517321; amino-acid sequence: MGSRLQPSASSSPRLPRAGQPPSHHRRPPAAAPEPTLRLLSCSFLLSFPCCPSSFLSLSLSRFGVQTFKPQEQRHRYLVPAGGKLRRLTLERPGPSGLRKPRLVYTPICRGLPSERSSISTEPRIQPVPARPRPRQVPCPASPSSSFASCRTSASNHVVALLPVDQRTAPASVPPLCLDRARGARPVQPHVVRDPKAQLHTPGLPPTRRGPRLQAQRAPSWPAKPLVLLGQAMAKVAFLVSFGSVLEL